From a single Stigmatopora argus isolate UIUO_Sarg chromosome 4, RoL_Sarg_1.0, whole genome shotgun sequence genomic region:
- the tfpt gene encoding TCF3 fusion partner: MEDFSGLALPPLFGGHILEAELEPGGVELGPGEVELGPGGDEILESAAPEDEERRVLDKRKFLALNRRCKEIEQVNQKILGRLHQVQRLTRRLKKERRFLMKTLDAHGDDYRNAQLTMLLEDDPEAPSAMVSGVAEDRLNGVSGSAPSPAFHHPSGPKRRKHVTPKQEKDKDLQNEADMPVMSDSQFGEMPSPTSLSH, encoded by the exons ATGGAAGATTTCTCTGGCTTGGCCCTGCCCCCTCTTTTTGGGGGTCACATCCTTGAAGCAGAACTGGAGCCAGGTGGGGTGGAGCTAGGACCCGGGGag GTGGAATTAGGCCCTGGAGGTGATGAAATTCTGGAGAGCGCCGCCCCAGAGGATGAAGAAAGAAGAGTGCTTGATAAGAGGAAATTTCTGGCACTGAACAGACGTTGCAAAGAAATTGAGCAG GTCAATCAGAAGATCCTTGGGCGCCTTCACCAAGTCCAGAGGTTGACTCGACGTTTAAAGAAAGAGAGacg gttCCTAATGAAAACCCTTGATGCTCACGGAGACGACTACAGGAACGCTCAGCTAACCATGCTGCTGGAG GATGACCCCGAAGCTCCTTCGGCAATGGTGTCCGGAGTGGCGGAGGATCGTCTTAACGGCGTGTCAGGCTCCGCCCCTTCTCCTGCTTTTCACCATCCCTCGGGGCCCAAAAGGAGAAAACACGTGACGCCGAAGCAAGAGAAGGACAAAGACCTCCAA AATGAAGCAGACATGCCGGTGATGTCGGACTCGCAGTTTGGAGAAATGCCCAGCCCGACTTCGCTATCCCATTGA
- the ndufa3 gene encoding NADH dehydrogenase [ubiquinone] 1 alpha subcomplex subunit 3 — translation MTTFPTSLYVGATPRTKMAAVGAFLKNAWNKEPVIFVSFAIGLTGIVLPFISPMTKYSGMINAATPYTYPVPLRDDGNLPDVPAHPCEQRGDRLAWLKNF, via the exons ATGACTACATTTCCCACGAGCCTTTACGTCGGAGCTACGCCACGAACCAAGATGGCAG CAGTTGGAGCCTTTTTGAAAAATGCGTGGAATAAGGAGCCTGTCATCTTTGTGTCATTCGCTATTGGACTAACAG gTATTGTGCTTCCATTTATTAGTCCAATGACAAAGTATTCTGGAATGATCAACGCGGCAACACCATACACTTACCCAG TTCCTTTGCGAGATGACGGAAACCTGCCCGACGTTCCAGCGCATCCGTGCGAACAACGGGGAGACAGGCTGGCATGGCTCAAAAACTTTTAA